In one window of Streptomyces griseus subsp. griseus DNA:
- a CDS encoding DUF2252 domain-containing protein, with amino-acid sequence MGVSEGMGVDGGAGARLAEGTAPEQRPVGADARIPVVPGFARRGEAGSPRAAGKALRGRVPRSAHSSLVLPSGRPDAVRAVEESNRGRVPGLAPIRVGRMAASPFAFLRGSAGLMAHDLMGTPVTGVGAQLCGDAHAANFGLYGDALGTLVIDLNDFDETAFGPWEWDLKRLATSLVLAGRTAGADEETCRKGAYDTVGAYRRTMRLLARLPALDAWNAIADEELVSHTDARDLVGTLEKVSEKARRNTSARFAARSTENCPDGGRRFVDALPVLRRVPDAEAAAVAAGLGGYLSTVSEDRVPLLARYAIHDVAFRVVGTGSVGTRSYVVLLLDHRGEPLVLQVKEARPSALAPYLPAAGFEAPPEGHEGRRVVLGQKRMQVVSDILLGWTDVDGRPYQVRQFRNRKGSVDPAALTVEQVDDYGRMTGALLARAHSHSADPRLLAGYCGKNDELDAAIADFAVAYADRTEADHAELERAIKTGRVAAERGI; translated from the coding sequence ATGGGCGTCAGCGAAGGCATGGGCGTGGACGGCGGCGCGGGGGCCCGCCTCGCTGAGGGGACGGCGCCGGAGCAGCGGCCCGTGGGGGCGGATGCCCGTATACCGGTCGTGCCCGGGTTCGCCCGGCGTGGGGAGGCAGGTTCACCGAGGGCGGCGGGCAAGGCGCTCCGCGGCCGGGTGCCGCGCTCAGCGCACAGTTCACTGGTCCTGCCGTCGGGCCGTCCCGACGCGGTGCGGGCCGTCGAGGAGTCCAACAGGGGCCGGGTGCCGGGGCTCGCGCCGATCCGGGTGGGGCGGATGGCCGCCTCGCCCTTCGCTTTCCTGCGCGGCTCGGCCGGGCTGATGGCCCACGACCTGATGGGGACCCCCGTGACCGGGGTGGGCGCCCAGCTCTGCGGCGACGCCCATGCGGCCAACTTCGGTCTCTACGGCGATGCCCTGGGCACCCTGGTCATCGACCTCAACGACTTCGACGAGACCGCCTTCGGCCCCTGGGAGTGGGACCTCAAGCGGCTCGCCACCTCCCTCGTCCTGGCCGGCCGGACCGCCGGGGCGGACGAGGAGACCTGCCGCAAGGGCGCGTACGACACCGTGGGCGCCTACCGGCGCACGATGCGGCTGCTGGCGCGGCTGCCCGCCCTCGACGCCTGGAACGCCATCGCGGACGAGGAGCTCGTCTCGCACACGGACGCCCGGGATCTGGTCGGCACCCTGGAGAAGGTCTCGGAGAAGGCCCGCAGGAACACCAGCGCCCGATTCGCCGCCCGGTCCACCGAGAACTGCCCCGACGGCGGCCGGCGCTTCGTCGACGCCCTGCCGGTGCTGCGCCGGGTGCCGGACGCGGAGGCCGCGGCGGTGGCGGCCGGGCTCGGCGGCTATCTCTCGACGGTCTCCGAGGACCGGGTGCCCCTGCTGGCGCGGTACGCGATCCACGACGTGGCGTTCCGGGTGGTCGGCACGGGCAGCGTCGGGACCCGGTCGTACGTGGTGCTGCTCCTCGACCACCGCGGGGAGCCGCTGGTCCTCCAGGTGAAGGAGGCGCGTCCCTCGGCGCTGGCCCCCTATCTGCCGGCGGCCGGTTTCGAGGCGCCCCCGGAGGGCCACGAGGGGCGCCGGGTGGTGCTCGGCCAGAAGCGGATGCAGGTCGTCAGCGACATCCTGCTCGGCTGGACGGACGTGGACGGCAGGCCGTACCAGGTGCGCCAGTTCCGTAACCGCAAGGGCAGCGTGGACCCCGCCGCGCTCACCGTCGAACAGGTCGACGACTACGGCCGGATGACCGGCGCCCTGCTGGCCCGCGCCCACTCCCACAGCGCCGACCCCCGGCTGCTCGCGGGGTACTGCGGCAAGAACGACGAACTCGACGCGGCGATCGCCGATTTCGCGGTGGCGTACGCGGACCGTACGGAGGCGGACCACGCGGAGCTGGAGCGGGCGATCAAGACGGGGCGGGTGGCCGCCGAGCGGGGGATATGA
- a CDS encoding Stp1/IreP family PP2C-type Ser/Thr phosphatase, which translates to MSLSLRFAAGSHKGMIREGNEDSGYAGPRLLAIADGMGGQAAGEVASSEVISTLVQLDDDVPGSDILTSLATAVQQANDQLRVMVEEDPQLEGMGTTLTALLWTGQRLGLVHVGDSRAYLLRDGVLTQITQDHTWVQRLVDEGRITEEEATTHPQRSLLMRALGSGDHVEPDLSIREVRAGDRYLICSDGLSGVVSHQTMEETLASYQGPQETIQELIQLALRGGGPDNITCIVADVLDVDNNDTLAGRLSDTPVVVGAVAENQAAQLSDGGAMQTPAGRAAGLGRPAPPPSGGFGPPGSGDSGYGSMPDGSYDSYTDDDLAKPRGGRKWLKRSVFTVLALAVIGGGLYGGYRWTQTQFYVGAQNENVALFRGISQDLAWVSLSEVEKNHPEIELKYLPPYQRKQVEATIAEGNITDARKKVDELAAQASACKKDAQRRAAEAEAETSATPPATGTKPNTATPTPGPSLSEEEKKLVPQCGKQ; encoded by the coding sequence ATGAGTCTGTCCCTGCGCTTCGCCGCCGGATCGCACAAAGGCATGATCCGGGAGGGGAACGAGGACTCCGGCTATGCCGGCCCGCGCCTGCTCGCCATCGCCGACGGCATGGGCGGCCAGGCGGCCGGTGAGGTCGCCAGCTCCGAGGTGATCTCCACGCTCGTCCAACTCGACGACGACGTACCGGGTTCGGACATCCTGACCTCCCTGGCCACGGCGGTCCAGCAGGCCAACGACCAGCTGCGCGTCATGGTCGAGGAGGACCCCCAGCTGGAGGGCATGGGCACCACGCTCACCGCCCTGCTCTGGACCGGCCAGCGGCTCGGCCTGGTGCACGTCGGCGACTCCCGCGCGTATCTGCTGCGCGACGGCGTCCTGACGCAGATCACCCAGGACCACACCTGGGTGCAGCGCCTCGTCGATGAAGGCCGCATCACCGAGGAAGAGGCAACCACCCACCCGCAGCGTTCCCTGCTGATGCGGGCGCTGGGCAGCGGCGACCATGTGGAGCCGGACCTCTCCATCCGCGAGGTCCGCGCCGGTGACCGCTATCTGATCTGCTCCGACGGCCTCTCCGGCGTGGTCTCGCACCAGACGATGGAAGAGACCCTGGCCAGCTACCAGGGCCCGCAGGAGACCATCCAGGAGCTCATCCAGCTCGCCCTGCGCGGCGGCGGCCCCGACAACATCACCTGCATCGTGGCCGACGTCCTGGACGTCGACAACAACGACACCCTGGCCGGCCGGCTCAGCGACACCCCGGTCGTCGTCGGCGCGGTCGCGGAGAACCAGGCGGCCCAGCTGAGCGACGGCGGGGCCATGCAGACCCCCGCCGGCCGCGCGGCCGGCCTCGGCCGCCCCGCACCGCCCCCCTCGGGCGGCTTCGGCCCGCCCGGCAGCGGTGACTCCGGTTACGGCTCCATGCCGGACGGCTCGTACGACTCCTACACGGACGACGACCTCGCGAAGCCGCGCGGCGGCCGTAAGTGGCTGAAGCGTTCCGTCTTCACCGTGCTGGCCCTGGCCGTGATCGGCGGCGGCCTCTACGGCGGCTACCGCTGGACGCAGACGCAGTTCTACGTCGGCGCGCAGAACGAGAACGTGGCGCTGTTCCGCGGCATCAGCCAGGACCTCGCCTGGGTCTCGCTCTCCGAGGTCGAGAAGAACCACCCGGAGATCGAGCTCAAGTACCTGCCGCCGTACCAGCGCAAGCAGGTCGAGGCGACGATCGCCGAGGGCAACATCACCGACGCCCGCAAGAAGGTCGACGAGCTCGCCGCCCAGGCATCCGCCTGCAAGAAGGACGCGCAGCGCCGCGCGGCCGAGGCCGAGGCCGAGACTTCCGCCACTCCCCCCGCGACGGGGACCAAGCCGAACACCGCGACTCCCACTCCCGGCCCCAGCCTCTCGGAGGAAGAGAAGAAGCTGGTCCCGCAGTGCGGTAAGCAGTAA
- a CDS encoding FHA domain-containing protein, translating to MSELTLTVMRLGFLAVLWLFVIVAVQVIRSDLFGTRVTQRGSRRTAADARPQQGRQQQAAPPQQRQQPGRQRRGAPTKLVVSEGTLTGTTVALQGQTITLGRAHDSTIVLDDDYASSRHARIYPDRDGQWIVEDLGSTNGTYLERTRLTTPTPVPLGAPIRIGKTVIELRK from the coding sequence ATGTCAGAGCTGACCCTGACGGTCATGCGGCTAGGTTTCCTGGCTGTTCTGTGGCTGTTCGTGATCGTGGCCGTCCAGGTCATCCGCAGCGACCTGTTCGGAACGCGCGTCACGCAGCGCGGCTCACGCCGCACTGCCGCCGACGCGCGCCCGCAACAGGGCCGCCAACAACAAGCGGCGCCGCCCCAGCAGCGCCAGCAGCCCGGGCGCCAGCGCCGCGGGGCACCTACGAAGCTCGTCGTGTCCGAAGGCACCCTCACGGGGACCACGGTCGCGCTCCAGGGCCAGACCATCACCCTGGGCCGGGCCCACGACTCGACGATCGTGCTGGACGACGACTACGCGTCCAGCAGGCATGCCAGGATCTATCCCGACCGGGACGGCCAGTGGATCGTGGAGGATCTCGGGTCCACCAACGGCACGTATCTGGAACGGACCCGGCTCACCACCCCGACGCCTGTTCCGCTGGGCGCGCCGATCCGTATCGGCAAGACCGTCATCGAGCTGCGGAAGTAG
- a CDS encoding FMN-dependent NADH-azoreductase has protein sequence MATLLHLDSAVLPQGSTSRDVTAAFVQAWRDENPDGTVVHRDLAADPVPHLNAAAVVAGAGDPLRRELAEELAAADAVLIGAPMYNFTIPSTLKAWLDQVIVVGHNTGPDSPVAGTPVTVVASRGGSYAPGTPRESFEFVQNYLEKLLTSMFSAEVDFIVPELTLAHTQPSMAELIPLAEASRTKAFDEARQKAKALASRIAA, from the coding sequence ATGGCCACGCTTCTGCACCTCGACTCCGCCGTCCTCCCGCAGGGCTCCACGTCCCGCGACGTCACCGCCGCGTTCGTCCAGGCCTGGCGCGACGAGAACCCGGACGGGACCGTCGTCCACCGCGATCTCGCCGCCGACCCGGTACCCCACCTGAACGCGGCGGCGGTCGTCGCGGGCGCCGGGGACCCGCTGCGCCGGGAGCTGGCCGAGGAGCTGGCGGCGGCGGACGCCGTTCTGATCGGCGCACCGATGTACAACTTCACGATCCCGTCCACCCTCAAGGCCTGGCTGGACCAGGTCATCGTCGTCGGGCACAACACGGGACCGGACTCCCCCGTCGCCGGGACCCCGGTGACCGTCGTCGCCAGCCGCGGCGGCTCGTACGCGCCGGGCACCCCGCGCGAGAGCTTCGAATTTGTCCAGAATTACTTGGAGAAGCTGCTCACGAGCATGTTCTCCGCCGAGGTGGACTTCATCGTTCCGGAGCTGACCCTCGCCCACACACAGCCGTCGATGGCCGAGCTGATCCCCCTCGCCGAGGCCTCCCGTACCAAGGCGTTCGACGAGGCCCGGCAGAAGGCCAAGGCCCTCGCCTCCCGCATCGCCGCCTGA
- a CDS encoding rhodanese-like domain-containing protein gives MNFAPLPSVDVAQVPSDGFVLDVRENDEWAAGHVEGALHIPMSDFVGRFGELTEAAGDGRRVHVMCRVGGRSAQVTQYLVQQGIDAVNIDGGMLAWDGAGRPMVTDDGASAFVL, from the coding sequence ATGAATTTCGCCCCGCTGCCCTCGGTGGACGTCGCCCAGGTGCCGTCGGACGGCTTCGTCCTGGACGTCCGTGAGAACGACGAGTGGGCGGCCGGTCATGTCGAGGGTGCGCTGCACATTCCGATGAGCGACTTCGTGGGCCGGTTCGGCGAGCTGACCGAGGCCGCCGGGGACGGCCGGCGCGTCCATGTGATGTGCCGGGTCGGCGGCCGGTCCGCCCAGGTCACGCAGTACCTGGTCCAGCAGGGGATCGACGCCGTGAACATCGACGGCGGCATGCTCGCCTGGGACGGGGCCGGGCGCCCGATGGTGACGGACGACGGGGCCTCGGCCTTCGTCCTGTGA
- a CDS encoding winged helix-turn-helix transcriptional regulator yields MADHSEQSCRRVDVGISRVFELFGKRWTGPIVSVLLQRPVYFAELRRAIPGISERMLSDRLTELGAAGLVIREVDEGPPLRVAYRLTEAGAAMEPALKELGQWADTYLAEPEPGTGC; encoded by the coding sequence ATGGCAGATCACAGCGAGCAGAGCTGTCGGCGGGTCGATGTCGGCATCAGCCGCGTCTTCGAGCTGTTCGGCAAGCGCTGGACCGGGCCGATCGTCTCGGTGCTGCTGCAACGACCGGTGTACTTCGCGGAGTTGCGCCGGGCGATTCCGGGGATCAGCGAGCGCATGCTCTCGGACCGGCTGACCGAACTCGGGGCGGCCGGCCTGGTCATCCGGGAGGTCGACGAGGGGCCGCCGCTGCGTGTCGCGTACCGCCTCACCGAGGCCGGCGCCGCGATGGAGCCGGCGCTCAAGGAGCTCGGTCAGTGGGCGGACACGTACCTCGCGGAACCGGAGCCGGGCACCGGCTGCTGA
- a CDS encoding FtsW/RodA/SpoVE family cell cycle protein — MSVVTNTTTIGAIDAPSRRNTELALVIFAIAISVFAYANVGLALNGELPSGMLGYGAGLALLGGVAHLAVRRFAKYADPLLLPLAVLLNGLGLAIIWRLDQSERFQSLATFAPAASKQLLFSAIGVGTLVAVLAILKDHRILQRYTYISMLVALFLLILPMFFPSVNGAKIWIKIPGVGTLQPGEFAKIIIAVFFAGYLMVKRDALALASRRFMGLYLPRGRDLGPILMVWAFSILILVFETDLGSSLLFFGMFVVMLYVATERTSWIVFGLLMSAIGAVGVASFEPHVQQRVTAWLDPFAGWGEQAASEQMAKSLMAFGSGGTLGTGLGQGHSDLIGFAANSDFILATVGEELGLAGMMGVLLVYGLIVERGVRTALAARDPFGKLLAIGLSGSFAIQVFVVAGGVMGLIPLTGMTMPFLAAGGSSVLANWALIAILIRISDTARRPAPAPAPSTDAEMTQVVRP, encoded by the coding sequence ATGAGCGTTGTCACCAACACGACCACCATCGGCGCGATCGACGCACCGAGCCGCCGCAACACCGAACTGGCGCTGGTCATCTTCGCCATCGCCATCTCGGTGTTCGCCTACGCCAACGTGGGCCTCGCCCTCAACGGCGAACTGCCCTCGGGCATGCTCGGTTACGGAGCGGGGCTCGCCCTGCTCGGCGGCGTCGCCCACCTCGCGGTGCGCAGGTTCGCCAAGTACGCCGATCCGCTGCTGCTGCCCTTGGCCGTACTGCTGAACGGCCTCGGTCTGGCGATCATCTGGCGCCTGGATCAGTCCGAACGGTTTCAGTCCCTGGCGACTTTCGCCCCGGCCGCTTCCAAGCAGCTGCTGTTCTCGGCGATCGGCGTGGGAACGCTCGTCGCGGTCCTGGCCATCCTGAAGGACCACCGCATCCTCCAGCGCTACACGTACATCTCCATGCTGGTGGCACTGTTCCTGCTGATCCTGCCGATGTTCTTCCCCTCGGTGAACGGCGCCAAGATCTGGATCAAGATTCCCGGGGTCGGCACGCTCCAGCCCGGCGAGTTCGCCAAGATCATCATCGCGGTGTTCTTCGCGGGCTACCTGATGGTCAAGCGCGACGCGCTGGCTCTGGCCAGCCGCCGGTTCATGGGCCTGTACCTGCCCCGCGGCCGCGACCTGGGCCCGATCCTGATGGTCTGGGCCTTCTCGATCCTGATCCTGGTCTTCGAGACCGACCTCGGTTCCTCGCTGCTCTTCTTCGGCATGTTCGTCGTGATGCTGTACGTCGCCACCGAGCGCACCAGCTGGATCGTCTTCGGTCTGCTGATGTCCGCGATCGGTGCCGTCGGTGTCGCCTCGTTCGAACCGCACGTCCAGCAGCGCGTCACCGCCTGGCTCGACCCGTTCGCGGGCTGGGGTGAGCAGGCGGCGAGCGAGCAGATGGCCAAGTCCCTGATGGCCTTCGGCTCCGGAGGCACCCTCGGGACCGGTCTCGGGCAGGGGCACTCCGACCTGATCGGCTTCGCCGCCAACTCCGACTTCATCCTCGCTACCGTCGGCGAGGAGCTGGGTCTCGCCGGGATGATGGGCGTGCTCCTCGTCTACGGCCTGATCGTGGAGCGCGGGGTGCGCACCGCGCTGGCGGCCCGCGACCCGTTCGGCAAGCTCCTCGCGATCGGCCTCTCCGGATCCTTCGCCATCCAGGTGTTCGTCGTCGCCGGCGGTGTGATGGGGCTGATCCCACTCACCGGTATGACGATGCCGTTCCTGGCGGCGGGCGGTTCCTCCGTACTGGCGAACTGGGCCCTGATCGCCATCCTGATCCGGATCAGTGACACCGCACGCCGTCCCGCCCCGGCGCCCGCACCCTCGACCGACGCAGAGATGACGCAGGTGGTACGACCGTGA
- a CDS encoding FhaA domain-containing protein, with the protein MGVMKRFEQRLEGLVNGTFAKVFKSEVQPVEIAGALQRECDNNATIWNRERTVVPNDFIVELSIPDYERLSPYSGQLGDELSGLVRDYAKQQRYTFMGPIKVHLEKADDLDTGLYRVRSRTLASSSSQQDQSDQPQRPAPGRPAAPQAPGGYGYPPAAAPPMPAAPPPGGGRPAAPMSDRRPPAGPGSLPDAQVRRWIEINGTRHQISRPTLVMGRSTDADVRIDDPGVSRRHCEIRTGTPSTIQDLGSTNGIVVDGQHTTRATLRDGSRIVVGSTTIVYRQAEG; encoded by the coding sequence ATGGGGGTCATGAAGCGTTTCGAGCAGCGCCTCGAGGGGCTGGTCAACGGCACCTTCGCCAAGGTCTTCAAGTCCGAGGTCCAGCCGGTCGAGATCGCAGGCGCCCTCCAGCGGGAGTGCGACAACAACGCGACGATCTGGAACCGCGAGCGGACCGTCGTCCCCAACGACTTCATCGTGGAGCTCAGCATCCCCGACTACGAGCGACTCAGCCCGTACTCGGGCCAGCTGGGCGACGAGCTGTCCGGCCTGGTGCGCGACTACGCCAAGCAGCAGCGCTACACCTTCATGGGCCCGATCAAGGTCCACCTGGAGAAGGCCGACGACCTCGACACCGGCCTCTACCGGGTGCGCAGCCGCACCCTGGCGTCGAGTTCGTCACAGCAGGACCAGTCCGACCAGCCCCAGCGGCCCGCTCCCGGGCGGCCCGCCGCCCCGCAGGCCCCCGGAGGCTACGGCTACCCCCCGGCCGCCGCTCCGCCGATGCCCGCGGCCCCGCCTCCCGGCGGTGGACGCCCGGCGGCCCCCATGAGCGACCGGCGCCCGCCGGCCGGGCCCGGCTCACTGCCGGACGCCCAGGTGCGGCGCTGGATCGAGATCAACGGCACCCGCCATCAGATTTCCCGCCCGACGTTGGTGATGGGACGATCCACCGACGCCGACGTGCGGATCGACGACCCCGGCGTATCGCGCCGGCACTGTGAGATCCGGACCGGAACGCCCTCGACGATCCAGGATCTCGGGTCCACCAACGGCATCGTGGTGGACGGGCAGCACACCACCCGCGCTACGCTCCGCGACGGCTCACGGATCGTCGTGGGAAGCACCACCATCGTTTACCGGCAAGCCGAAGGGTGA
- a CDS encoding J domain-containing protein → MTHEAAGVPPTRNDEDRQDDDRPAEPQPAPEAQDAPAPPVGDAGADGDPQDAAPRPEARLAKAVRVAEQALIEFEIAVETFRVEVENFSRLHHQKLGPMYARLDELDAQIAEARAARTGDPEDLRKAKEARDIVMPMPGVDELFHDWMDSDGLSPEASAMLTEQPVRPPKRVRPSEEARKLYRELARKAHPDLAQDEPERERRDEFITRVNAAYGRGDVELLRELAEEWAAGPALPPSPLSESEELYARLEWLSRRKELLTALANELEESAIGSMLRMAPDDPDQLLEDIGEQLLGEVSRREAELAGMVQ, encoded by the coding sequence GTGACCCACGAAGCCGCCGGGGTGCCTCCCACCCGGAACGATGAAGACCGGCAGGACGACGACCGGCCCGCCGAGCCGCAGCCCGCACCGGAAGCCCAGGACGCCCCGGCCCCTCCGGTGGGGGATGCCGGGGCGGACGGTGATCCGCAGGACGCCGCCCCGCGCCCCGAGGCCCGGCTGGCGAAGGCCGTGCGGGTCGCCGAGCAGGCGCTGATCGAGTTCGAGATCGCGGTGGAGACCTTCCGGGTGGAGGTCGAGAACTTCTCCCGGCTGCACCATCAGAAGCTCGGCCCGATGTACGCGCGCCTCGACGAGCTGGACGCGCAGATCGCCGAGGCGCGGGCCGCGAGGACCGGTGACCCCGAGGATCTGCGCAAGGCCAAGGAGGCGCGGGACATCGTCATGCCGATGCCCGGCGTCGACGAGCTCTTCCACGACTGGATGGACTCCGACGGTCTCTCCCCCGAGGCGTCCGCCATGCTCACCGAGCAGCCGGTACGGCCGCCGAAGCGGGTCAGGCCGAGCGAGGAGGCCCGCAAGCTCTACCGGGAGCTGGCCCGCAAGGCCCACCCGGACCTGGCCCAGGACGAGCCGGAGCGGGAGCGCCGGGACGAGTTCATCACCCGCGTGAACGCCGCCTACGGGCGTGGTGACGTGGAGCTGCTCAGGGAGCTGGCCGAGGAGTGGGCGGCGGGCCCCGCCCTGCCGCCGTCCCCGCTGAGCGAGAGCGAGGAGCTCTACGCCCGGCTGGAGTGGCTCAGCAGGCGCAAGGAGCTGCTGACGGCGCTGGCGAACGAGCTGGAGGAGAGCGCGATCGGGTCGATGCTCCGGATGGCCCCGGACGACCCGGACCAGCTGCTGGAGGACATCGGGGAACAGCTGCTCGGCGAGGTGTCCCGGCGTGAGGCCGAGCTGGCGGGGATGGTGCAGTAG
- a CDS encoding acyl-CoA dehydrogenase family protein, translating to MDFTFSEEQQAAVEAARAVFSGTAPDSVTSPALTPGAVAEDIDRRLWGELASADLLGLTLSEDYGGAGLDPVALCLVLRESAKVLARVPLLESCAVAMAVERYGESGLAAELLPRAVRGELILTAGANGRTGHDPAELAVTARAEGSGAAPPGWVLDGVQSAVPWAQVADRIAVPAHTGEGGAVLALVDPAQEGVTLADQVSTSGERLAEVRLDAVRVDARELIGAPGAWDWLRALLTTGTCAQALGLGERVLAMTAEYTGKREQFGFPVATFQAVAVQAADRYIDLRAMEVTLWQAAWRISTGAGGPLPAAGDIAVAKIWASEGVRRIVQTAQHLHGGFGADTDYPLHRFHAWAKQIELSLGPAAAHEEALGDLLAAHPLA from the coding sequence GTGGACTTCACCTTCAGCGAGGAACAGCAGGCAGCCGTGGAGGCGGCCCGGGCGGTCTTCTCGGGCACCGCGCCCGACAGCGTGACCAGCCCGGCCCTGACCCCGGGGGCCGTGGCCGAGGACATCGACCGACGGCTGTGGGGCGAGCTGGCGAGCGCGGACCTGCTGGGCCTCACGCTCTCCGAGGATTACGGCGGCGCAGGACTCGACCCGGTCGCGCTCTGCCTGGTCCTGCGTGAGTCGGCCAAGGTCCTGGCCAGGGTGCCGCTGCTGGAGAGCTGCGCGGTGGCGATGGCCGTGGAGCGGTACGGGGAGAGCGGCCTCGCGGCGGAGCTGCTGCCCCGGGCGGTCAGGGGCGAGCTGATCCTGACGGCCGGGGCCAACGGGCGCACCGGCCACGACCCGGCCGAACTGGCCGTCACCGCACGGGCCGAGGGCTCCGGGGCGGCCCCTCCGGGCTGGGTGCTGGACGGTGTGCAGTCGGCGGTCCCCTGGGCGCAGGTGGCCGACCGGATCGCCGTCCCCGCCCACACCGGCGAGGGCGGGGCCGTCCTGGCGCTCGTGGACCCCGCCCAGGAGGGCGTCACCCTCGCGGACCAGGTCTCCACCAGCGGTGAACGCCTGGCGGAGGTCCGCCTCGACGCCGTACGTGTCGACGCCCGCGAGCTGATCGGCGCACCCGGCGCCTGGGATTGGCTGCGGGCCCTGCTCACCACGGGCACCTGTGCCCAGGCCCTGGGGCTGGGCGAGCGGGTGCTGGCGATGACCGCCGAGTACACCGGGAAGCGCGAGCAGTTCGGGTTTCCCGTCGCCACGTTCCAGGCGGTGGCGGTGCAGGCCGCCGACCGGTACATCGACCTGCGGGCGATGGAGGTGACGCTCTGGCAGGCCGCCTGGCGGATCTCCACCGGTGCCGGGGGCCCGCTGCCCGCCGCGGGCGACATCGCCGTGGCGAAGATCTGGGCCTCCGAGGGGGTGCGCCGCATCGTGCAGACCGCCCAGCATCTGCACGGCGGCTTCGGCGCGGACACCGACTACCCGCTGCACCGCTTCCACGCATGGGCGAAGCAGATCGAACTCTCCCTGGGCCCGGCGGCGGCCCACGAGGAGGCGCTAGGTGACCTGCTGGCCGCCCACCCACTGGCCTGA
- a CDS encoding ScbR family autoregulator-binding transcription factor, with the protein MAKQARAVQTWRSIVDAAASVFDDYGYERAAISEILRRAKVTKGALYFHFASKEAIAQAIMDEQTSTVDFAQEGSPLQSLVDGGQQFAYALRHNAMARAGTRLSIEGVFLGGPHPWGDWIDATARMLELGKERGEVLPHVDPMVSAKVIVASFTGIQLISEADSGRADLREQVAEMWRHLLPSIAHPGVIAHIKPEGRVDLAAQAREKAEQAEREAREIAAAAEAARGSATAGRNSGGGPRGGGAGRGTRDQAEAEGADEPAGAGVTAGGLL; encoded by the coding sequence ATGGCGAAGCAGGCTCGCGCGGTGCAGACGTGGCGGTCGATCGTGGATGCCGCGGCGAGTGTCTTCGACGACTACGGCTACGAGCGCGCCGCCATCTCGGAGATCCTCCGCCGCGCCAAGGTGACCAAGGGTGCGCTGTACTTCCACTTCGCCTCCAAGGAGGCCATCGCCCAGGCGATCATGGACGAGCAGACCTCCACGGTCGACTTCGCCCAGGAGGGGTCGCCGCTCCAGTCGCTGGTGGACGGTGGCCAGCAGTTCGCCTACGCCCTGCGCCACAACGCGATGGCGCGCGCCGGGACCCGTCTCTCCATCGAAGGCGTCTTCCTCGGCGGGCCCCACCCGTGGGGTGACTGGATCGATGCGACGGCCCGGATGCTGGAGCTGGGCAAGGAGCGGGGCGAGGTGCTGCCCCATGTCGATCCGATGGTGTCCGCCAAGGTCATCGTGGCTTCGTTCACGGGTATCCAGCTGATATCGGAAGCCGACTCCGGACGAGCCGATCTGCGGGAGCAGGTGGCCGAGATGTGGCGCCACCTCCTTCCGTCGATCGCCCACCCCGGTGTCATCGCCCACATCAAGCCCGAGGGGCGCGTTGATCTCGCGGCCCAGGCGCGTGAGAAGGCGGAGCAGGCGGAGCGGGAGGCCCGGGAGATCGCCGCGGCGGCGGAGGCGGCCCGTGGCTCCGCGACGGCGGGGCGGAACAGTGGGGGCGGCCCGCGTGGTGGCGGCGCCGGTCGCGGTACGCGGGACCAGGCCGAGGCGGAAGGTGCCGATGAACCTGCCGGGGCCGGGGTGACGGCCGGCGGGCTGCTCTGA